In Chitinophaga sp. HK235, a single window of DNA contains:
- a CDS encoding Crp/Fnr family transcriptional regulator: MSVHPGNNNTSLVTADKRDQLRTYIESYSPLRETTWKRVQSLFVLQTLEKNDFFTREGEPAKNIAFLEKGVVRAFYSKDNGEEYNKMLFTAPSLIGGYASLITGKKALVSQQALTACTIRIADFRQLAALYDTCHDLERFSRKWAEALFVEKEEREIELVSLNATQRYINFRKAFAEVEQLVPQYHIASYLGVSATQLSRIRRKMTGG, encoded by the coding sequence ATGTCTGTTCATCCGGGAAATAATAATACTTCACTGGTCACAGCTGATAAACGGGATCAGTTGCGTACTTATATTGAATCGTATAGCCCACTCCGGGAGACAACCTGGAAACGTGTTCAATCATTATTTGTCCTTCAGACACTTGAAAAAAATGATTTTTTTACCCGGGAAGGGGAACCGGCAAAAAATATTGCTTTCCTGGAGAAAGGCGTTGTGCGGGCATTTTACAGCAAGGATAACGGAGAAGAGTATAATAAAATGTTGTTTACAGCCCCTTCACTCATTGGAGGATATGCATCGCTCATCACCGGAAAGAAGGCACTGGTTTCCCAGCAGGCACTGACTGCCTGTACTATCCGGATAGCAGATTTTAGGCAATTGGCTGCACTGTATGATACCTGTCATGATCTGGAAAGGTTTTCAAGGAAATGGGCCGAAGCACTTTTTGTGGAAAAAGAAGAAAGGGAGATAGAGCTGGTGTCATTAAATGCCACACAGCGTTATATCAATTTTCGCAAGGCTTTTGCAGAAGTGGAGCAGCTGGTGCCTCAGTATCATATTGCCTCATACCTGGGCGTTTCCGCCACACAACTCAGCCGTATTCGCCGGAAAATGACAGGCGGCTGA
- a CDS encoding D-cysteine desulfhydrase family protein, giving the protein MKKNYLEHKYQAYPLIGNPTGIHALSNLNRQLKDVQVYLKRDDVMDIGLGGNKLRKLEYLIQDAINQGADTLLTTGGVQSNHARLTAAAAARAGMHCELVLSQPVPIDTLNYNNNGNILLEKIMGVTVQIIPKGATVQTFLDARCTELIAEGKKPYVMPMGGSNPVGCLGYANCYMEIMEQSRQMNMAFSHILVPNGSSGTHAGLLAGQKFAAQAGPEIRSYAVLADEVQTKKATLEKTIATANLLGYTEMIHDTEVFVNDAYRGEGYGIPTSSMWRALRLLAQTEGIFLDPVYSGKAFAGMLGDIEQQKFPKGSNILFIMTGGTAGLFAYQDLVG; this is encoded by the coding sequence TTGAAAAAGAATTATTTAGAACATAAATATCAGGCCTATCCTCTGATCGGGAATCCAACAGGCATCCATGCTTTATCGAACCTGAACCGGCAATTAAAGGATGTACAGGTTTATCTGAAACGGGATGATGTGATGGATATTGGTCTGGGAGGCAATAAACTCCGTAAGCTGGAATATCTTATTCAGGATGCTATTAATCAGGGGGCAGATACGCTGTTGACTACAGGAGGGGTACAGTCCAACCATGCGCGGCTCACGGCAGCGGCGGCGGCACGCGCCGGAATGCACTGCGAACTGGTGCTGTCTCAACCGGTACCCATTGATACCCTGAACTACAACAACAATGGAAATATTTTACTGGAAAAGATCATGGGCGTCACGGTGCAGATTATTCCTAAAGGCGCAACAGTACAGACTTTCCTCGATGCAAGATGCACAGAGCTGATTGCTGAAGGAAAGAAACCCTATGTCATGCCCATGGGTGGCTCCAATCCGGTGGGGTGTCTGGGATATGCCAATTGTTATATGGAAATCATGGAGCAGAGCCGGCAGATGAATATGGCATTCTCCCATATCCTGGTGCCCAATGGCAGCAGTGGTACACATGCAGGGTTGCTGGCAGGTCAGAAATTTGCAGCACAGGCTGGCCCTGAAATCCGCTCCTATGCGGTATTGGCCGACGAAGTACAAACGAAAAAGGCCACCCTCGAAAAAACAATCGCCACCGCTAACCTGCTGGGATACACGGAGATGATTCACGATACTGAAGTGTTTGTTAATGATGCCTATCGTGGAGAAGGGTATGGTATTCCCACTTCATCCATGTGGCGTGCGTTAAGATTACTGGCCCAAACGGAAGGAATATTTCTGGACCCGGTATACAGCGGAAAAGCGTTTGCAGGCATGCTGGGAGATATTGAACAGCAAAAGTTCCCCAAGGGCAGTAATATACTGTTTATAATGACGGGTGGTACAGCCGGACTTTTTGCTTATCAGGATTTGGTTGGATGA
- a CDS encoding lanthionine synthetase LanC family protein, which translates to MVNTVETFYRDFECSLENFSLFTGEAGAVFIQSLSGLTGNTADMDPALFSSIRQNIDHIIKVVENSDDIEFNHCSGLSGIGWLMAFLCEKNMLDESYHPLLKDIDVFLTKALDYYFARSEYDLLFGYLGIGIYFLRRKVRRGNVCRIINHLREKAERIGNEWLWRRYSANDSTAIYDMGLAHGNAGILYFLGKCYQAGIKKKECRQMARGIIRFYLNKADGAETLNGACFPHSIPCAEYGKTPQKSFSRLAWCYGDLGVLYTLYTVTEWLDLNGSLKQHLLSMLIQSSKRLTYDQTGINEISVCHGTSGAGLLFLLPYDCTGEVAFKIAASHWLRESVLLLEQKKERLFKKRIESNDEFSGHYDLLNGLSGCAVLLLIQQYPDMLRCHSDLLEALFLG; encoded by the coding sequence ATGGTAAATACTGTTGAGACTTTTTACCGTGACTTTGAATGTTCACTGGAAAATTTCTCTTTGTTTACCGGAGAAGCAGGGGCCGTTTTTATTCAATCATTATCAGGCCTGACAGGCAACACTGCCGATATGGATCCTGCTTTGTTTTCAAGCATCCGGCAAAATATCGATCACATTATTAAAGTCGTTGAAAATAGTGATGATATTGAGTTTAATCACTGTTCCGGACTATCAGGCATAGGTTGGTTGATGGCTTTTTTGTGTGAAAAAAATATGCTGGATGAATCCTATCATCCGCTGTTAAAGGATATTGATGTTTTTTTAACGAAAGCCCTGGATTATTATTTCGCCCGTTCAGAATATGATCTGTTGTTTGGATATCTCGGAATCGGTATTTATTTCCTCAGAAGAAAAGTAAGGCGGGGAAATGTTTGCCGTATCATCAACCATCTTCGCGAAAAGGCGGAAAGGATAGGGAATGAATGGCTATGGAGACGCTATAGTGCCAACGATAGCACCGCGATTTATGATATGGGACTGGCCCATGGCAATGCGGGAATATTATATTTTCTAGGGAAATGTTACCAGGCCGGTATCAAAAAAAAGGAATGCCGGCAGATGGCCAGGGGTATTATCCGGTTTTATCTGAATAAGGCTGATGGAGCGGAAACGCTGAACGGAGCCTGTTTTCCGCATTCCATTCCATGTGCGGAGTATGGAAAAACGCCGCAGAAATCATTCTCCCGTTTAGCCTGGTGTTATGGAGATCTGGGCGTTTTATATACGCTGTATACAGTTACAGAATGGCTGGATTTGAACGGGTCGTTAAAACAACATTTGTTATCCATGCTGATACAGTCTTCAAAGCGGCTGACTTATGATCAGACAGGTATCAATGAAATCAGTGTCTGTCACGGAACGAGTGGGGCCGGTCTGCTTTTTTTATTACCGTATGACTGTACAGGGGAAGTGGCTTTTAAAATCGCTGCCAGTCATTGGTTGAGAGAATCTGTGCTGCTTCTGGAGCAAAAAAAGGAGCGCTTGTTTAAAAAGAGGATTGAAAGTAATGATGAATTTTCTGGTCATTACGATTTGTTAAATGGATTAAGTGGATGTGCTGTACTGTTGTTGATACAGCAGTATCCGGATATGCTGAGATGTCACAGCGACTTGCTGGAGGCGCTTTTCCTGGGCTGA
- a CDS encoding amidohydrolase family protein, with protein sequence MRIVTLEEHIVFPEFIREIDKAGQLSAISRMEEQLADINDARLASMNANGIDMQVLSVVGRGAELLPPGKDLAFAVRYNDAIASRIAPYPDRFKAFAHLPMASPQAAADELERTRVEYGFCGALINGLVNDRFLDHPSFRPLLERAEQLQLPLYLHPGLPPEAVAKAYYSDLPGSAGTVLAASGWGWHAETALHVLRLVVSGTLDRYPRLKLIIGHMGEMIPVMMARIDERLSPGNTGQHQRSVSQTLRDQVHITTSGIFTQPPLMAALATFGIDNIMFSVDYPFSTNEAGKKLLENIPLSAEQIARIAGGNADRLLGLNGNSR encoded by the coding sequence ATGCGTATTGTAACATTGGAGGAACATATTGTCTTTCCTGAATTTATTCGGGAGATAGATAAAGCGGGACAGCTATCCGCGATTAGTAGAATGGAAGAGCAGCTGGCAGACATTAACGATGCCCGTTTAGCGTCTATGAACGCAAACGGGATTGATATGCAGGTATTGTCTGTAGTAGGTAGGGGAGCTGAATTGCTGCCGCCGGGAAAGGATCTGGCGTTTGCAGTTCGGTATAACGATGCCATTGCGTCCCGGATTGCTCCATACCCGGATCGTTTTAAGGCGTTTGCACATTTACCGATGGCTTCTCCACAGGCGGCTGCCGATGAACTGGAGCGGACCCGCGTCGAATATGGCTTCTGTGGTGCGCTGATCAACGGGCTTGTCAACGACAGATTCCTGGATCATCCGTCGTTCCGGCCACTGCTGGAAAGAGCGGAACAATTACAGCTGCCGCTGTACCTGCATCCGGGTCTGCCGCCGGAAGCAGTCGCAAAGGCTTATTATAGTGACCTGCCCGGATCGGCAGGGACAGTGTTGGCCGCTTCCGGCTGGGGATGGCATGCTGAAACAGCCTTGCATGTACTGCGTTTAGTCGTTTCCGGTACCCTCGACCGTTATCCCCGTTTAAAACTCATTATTGGCCATATGGGTGAAATGATACCGGTGATGATGGCACGGATCGATGAAAGGCTAAGTCCCGGCAATACCGGACAACATCAGCGGTCTGTCAGCCAGACATTACGTGACCAGGTACATATCACCACCAGCGGTATTTTTACCCAGCCTCCGCTGATGGCTGCCCTGGCAACTTTCGGCATCGATAATATTATGTTCTCGGTAGATTATCCTTTCAGTACAAATGAAGCCGGGAAAAAACTCCTGGAAAATATTCCCTTGTCTGCGGAGCAAATAGCCCGGATAGCAGGCGGAAACGCCGATCGCCTGCTGGGATTGAATGGAAACTCCAGGTAA
- a CDS encoding Crp/Fnr family transcriptional regulator, whose amino-acid sequence MYEQLTKYITDRSPLKEEHLQQVLAAFKPLQVKKNALVARIGEPSRRMFFVNTGCLRVCFIKPDGREVTRRFAFENSFSSSLTSFIGGDLLKESTQAVEPSELLYIDRLDFYDLVNTIPGWDLFYRSFLEYAYVTNTRRLEDFITLSARERYRLLLDENPEVVLRLPNKLVANYLNITQEALSRIKSDS is encoded by the coding sequence ATGTATGAACAGCTAACTAAATATATTACAGACCGTAGCCCGTTAAAGGAAGAGCACTTACAGCAAGTGCTTGCTGCATTTAAACCCTTGCAGGTGAAAAAAAATGCGCTGGTGGCAAGGATCGGAGAACCTTCCAGGCGTATGTTTTTTGTAAACACCGGATGTCTGCGGGTGTGTTTTATTAAACCGGATGGGAGAGAAGTCACACGGCGCTTTGCTTTCGAAAATTCATTTTCCTCTTCACTGACCTCTTTTATCGGTGGTGATTTACTAAAGGAATCCACCCAGGCCGTGGAGCCATCAGAGCTGTTGTATATTGACCGCCTTGATTTTTATGACCTGGTAAATACTATACCTGGCTGGGATTTGTTTTACAGAAGCTTTCTTGAATATGCCTATGTAACCAATACCAGGCGCCTGGAGGATTTTATTACCCTGAGCGCCCGTGAACGTTACCGTTTGTTGCTGGATGAAAACCCGGAAGTAGTCCTCCGTTTGCCTAATAAACTGGTAGCGAATTATTTGAACATAACCCAGGAAGCGCTTAGCAGAATAAAATCTGATAGCTGA
- a CDS encoding ABC transporter ATP-binding protein, whose product MFRLYGYIKPYWGSFAAGMLFLVLSSLAGLTIPYLLGQLVDYGAKDHLPEAINRVGLLLLAVLCGQAILSFFRVTLFVNVTEKTLSALRQDVYNHLIRLPMSFFMRRKIGELNSHISADISLLQETLATTLAEFIRNMITFAGAFVLLLTTSLKLALFVLLVFPLILAIGLLFGRYIRKFAGDAQGKLAEANNILEETLQGILSVKAFANEFFEMKRYRRKVMEGADIGMKNGKFKGVFTSMLLLCGFGAIVAVIWKGALLVATGEMNSAGALISFVVYAAFIGGSVTELAEVYTQMQKSVGATRHLFEILDEEPESLTDTTGIVPQHILDGTILFRNVSFNYPTRPDQQVLDDVSFSVDANQKVALVGHSGAGKSTIAALLLRLYDPVNGNIYFGGRNIRHVSYSELRSQIALVPQEVFLFAASIRDNIAYGNPGASEEEILTAAQQANAWDFIRYFPEGIDTMVGDRGVQLSGGQRQRIAIARALLKNPRILILDEATSALDAESEQLVQGALNNLMQGRTSIIIAHRLSTIREADRIIVIDKGKVAEEGTHHQLIGKEGGIYRSLNALQVQS is encoded by the coding sequence ATGTTCAGGTTATATGGCTATATAAAGCCTTATTGGGGTTCCTTTGCTGCAGGGATGTTATTCCTGGTCCTGTCAAGTCTGGCGGGGCTGACCATCCCTTATCTGCTGGGGCAGCTCGTGGATTATGGTGCAAAAGATCATCTGCCGGAGGCTATCAACCGGGTAGGATTACTTTTGCTGGCCGTCCTGTGTGGACAGGCGATATTGTCTTTTTTTCGTGTAACCCTTTTCGTTAATGTTACCGAAAAGACATTGTCAGCATTAAGACAGGATGTATATAATCATCTGATCAGATTGCCCATGTCTTTTTTTATGAGAAGGAAGATCGGGGAACTGAACAGCCATATATCTGCTGACATATCTTTGTTGCAGGAAACCCTTGCCACTACACTGGCTGAGTTTATCCGTAACATGATCACGTTTGCGGGAGCCTTTGTATTGTTGCTGACAACTTCGCTGAAACTGGCATTGTTCGTATTGCTGGTATTCCCTTTGATCCTGGCCATCGGCCTGTTGTTTGGCAGGTATATCCGGAAGTTTGCCGGAGATGCGCAGGGGAAGCTGGCGGAGGCCAACAATATCCTGGAAGAAACCCTGCAGGGGATACTGAGCGTGAAAGCGTTTGCCAACGAGTTTTTTGAGATGAAACGTTATCGCCGGAAAGTGATGGAAGGTGCTGATATCGGTATGAAGAACGGGAAGTTCAAAGGGGTATTTACCTCGATGTTGTTGCTCTGCGGCTTCGGGGCCATTGTAGCCGTGATCTGGAAAGGCGCGCTGCTGGTGGCTACCGGCGAAATGAACTCTGCCGGCGCCCTGATCTCTTTTGTGGTATATGCTGCATTTATCGGTGGGTCTGTTACAGAACTGGCGGAGGTATATACACAGATGCAGAAGAGCGTGGGCGCCACCAGGCACCTGTTTGAAATCCTGGACGAAGAACCGGAGTCATTAACGGATACTACAGGCATAGTGCCTCAGCATATACTGGATGGCACCATCCTTTTCCGGAACGTCTCTTTTAATTATCCAACACGGCCTGATCAGCAGGTACTGGATGATGTGTCCTTTTCAGTGGACGCCAATCAGAAGGTGGCGCTGGTAGGCCATAGTGGTGCCGGCAAAAGTACCATTGCTGCCTTACTGCTGAGACTTTATGATCCGGTGAATGGTAATATTTATTTCGGCGGACGTAACATTCGCCATGTATCTTATTCTGAGCTGAGAAGTCAGATCGCGCTGGTGCCACAGGAGGTGTTCCTGTTTGCCGCTTCCATCCGGGATAACATTGCCTATGGCAATCCCGGGGCCAGTGAGGAAGAGATCCTTACTGCAGCTCAACAGGCTAATGCCTGGGATTTTATCCGGTATTTCCCGGAGGGTATCGATACAATGGTGGGAGACAGAGGTGTACAGCTTTCAGGCGGACAACGGCAACGGATAGCCATTGCAAGAGCTTTGTTGAAAAATCCGCGTATCCTTATCCTGGATGAGGCCACGTCTGCGCTGGATGCTGAATCCGAACAGCTGGTACAGGGCGCATTGAATAATCTCATGCAGGGCCGTACCAGTATTATCATCGCTCACCGGCTTTCCACCATCCGGGAAGCCGACAGGATCATCGTAATAGACAAGGGAAAAGTGGCGGAAGAAGGCACGCATCATCAGCTGATCGGTAAGGAAGGAGGAATATACAGAAGTTTGAATGCCCTGCAGGTCCAGTCATAA
- the ectB gene encoding diaminobutyrate--2-oxoglutarate transaminase — protein sequence MSTQVFETLESNVRSYSRSFPALFNKAKGSHLYAANGDAYIDFLMGAGALNYGHNNEYIKQQLLAYMAEDNIMQGLDLFTVAKSEFITTFNDLLLKPKGLQYKFQFCGPTGTNAIEAALKLARNYTKRSNVIAFMGAYHGLSQGSLALTSNQYHRQVAGVGLHNVTFLPFENNGPAGFDSLAYLEMMLEDTHSGIEKPAAVILETVQAEGGVNVASSEWLRGLKQICEKHDILFICDDIQIGCGRSGDFFSFEQAGIVPDIVVLSKSLSGYGLPMAMLLLKPELDIWQPGEHNGTFRGYQLAFIGAKAALEFRRDTDLEAAVKQKASYIERFLKEELAAADERIVIRGRGLMWGIDLSSFEDPLLAKKVAQQSFQDKLIVECVGRHDKVVKLLPALTIEQETLDQALDILQRHITANIPSGASTKKVHA from the coding sequence ATGTCAACACAGGTTTTTGAAACATTGGAATCAAATGTAAGGAGCTATTCCAGAAGTTTTCCGGCCCTCTTTAACAAAGCAAAAGGATCACATCTGTATGCAGCTAACGGAGATGCATATATTGACTTTCTGATGGGAGCGGGTGCGCTCAACTACGGCCATAACAATGAATATATCAAACAGCAGCTGCTGGCCTATATGGCGGAGGATAACATCATGCAGGGCCTGGATCTGTTCACCGTTGCCAAGAGCGAATTTATCACCACATTTAATGATCTCCTGCTGAAGCCCAAAGGATTACAGTATAAGTTCCAGTTCTGCGGACCTACCGGTACCAATGCCATTGAGGCTGCATTAAAACTGGCCAGGAATTATACCAAACGTTCCAATGTGATCGCTTTCATGGGCGCTTATCATGGATTGTCACAGGGTAGCCTGGCACTGACTAGTAACCAGTACCATCGCCAGGTGGCTGGCGTTGGTCTGCATAATGTCACCTTCCTGCCCTTCGAAAACAACGGCCCTGCCGGATTTGACAGCCTTGCCTATCTTGAAATGATGCTGGAGGACACACATTCAGGTATCGAAAAACCAGCTGCCGTTATCCTTGAAACGGTACAGGCGGAAGGCGGCGTGAATGTTGCTTCCTCTGAATGGCTGCGTGGGCTCAAACAGATCTGCGAAAAACACGACATACTCTTTATCTGCGACGATATACAGATTGGCTGCGGAAGGTCAGGTGACTTCTTCTCTTTTGAACAGGCAGGCATTGTACCGGATATTGTGGTGCTCTCCAAATCATTGAGTGGCTACGGACTTCCAATGGCTATGCTGCTCCTGAAACCGGAGCTGGACATCTGGCAGCCAGGTGAGCACAACGGTACTTTCAGAGGTTACCAGCTGGCTTTCATCGGTGCCAAGGCTGCCCTGGAATTCAGACGGGATACAGACCTGGAGGCTGCAGTAAAACAAAAAGCCTCCTACATAGAACGTTTCCTGAAAGAAGAACTGGCCGCCGCAGATGAACGTATCGTTATCAGAGGCCGGGGCCTGATGTGGGGCATCGATCTTTCATCTTTCGAAGATCCTTTATTGGCAAAGAAAGTGGCGCAGCAGAGCTTCCAGGATAAACTGATTGTGGAATGTGTAGGCCGGCATGATAAAGTAGTCAAACTACTGCCTGCACTGACCATTGAGCAGGAAACACTGGACCAGGCACTGGATATCCTGCAGCGTCATATTACTGCGAATATCCCATCCGGCGCTTCCACTAAAAAAGTACACGCATAA
- a CDS encoding darcynin family protein: protein MNYTIIILINATPQWLTLPRKERDRFVQNEVNPIFDKFADKCKVKLFDSDFTCAGVSDFVIIETGNLEDFGYLMGYLRESKTFAVPYFEVKNIITGVPNNFRGSLDIADITG, encoded by the coding sequence ATGAACTATACGATTATTATTCTAATTAATGCTACTCCGCAATGGCTTACATTGCCCCGGAAGGAGAGAGACCGGTTTGTTCAAAATGAAGTAAACCCGATTTTTGACAAGTTTGCTGATAAATGCAAGGTGAAATTGTTTGATAGTGATTTTACCTGTGCAGGCGTGTCTGACTTTGTAATCATCGAAACCGGCAACCTGGAAGACTTTGGTTACCTGATGGGTTATCTCCGGGAGTCAAAGACATTTGCAGTTCCCTACTTTGAAGTAAAGAACATTATCACAGGTGTTCCCAACAACTTCAGAGGATCGCTGGATATTGCAGATATTACCGGTTAG